Genomic window ([Eubacterium] hominis):
GAAGGTGCCATCACATGGCTGAATGATGCTGGTATTGCAAGCATGTGTTGTAATGTTACGCAGCCACAATTACCATTATCGTTTAATCAAAAACGTAATTTGTTTAAATTATTCATATGCGATTCAGGATTTTTAACCGCAATGAGTTATGGCAGGATACAGCCTAATATTTTAAAAGGAGAATTAACAATAAACAATGGAGCTGTTGTGGAAAATGATGTTGCTGCTGGAATATTAAAAAAGGGATTCGATATTTACTATTATGATTGTAAAAAGCCATTACAAATGGAGATTGATTTTTTGATACAATATCAAGGAGGCATATTGCCTATTAAGGTAAAATCAGGGGATGATTATAAAAAGCATCCATCGCTTGATCGATTTATGTCGCAATATGCGGATATGGATCAGGCAATCGTTTTTTGTAAAGGTAATATAGAAAAAGATGGTAAGTTGTTATATTTACCATTATATATGACAGGATTTTTAGAAAACGAATAGAGAGGAATGATCAATATGAAAACATGGGTATTAACAGAATTAACACAGGCACAAAAAGAACGCTTACCAAAGGGATACGAGTATGTATTCTCAAAAGAATTGAACAAAGAAGAAATCAAAGATGTAGAGGTAATCGTAGGACGCCCGCCTTTTGAACTTTTGCCATATGCAAAGAATTTAAAATGGCTACAGCTAGATAGTGCAGGAAGTGAACACTATTGTAAAGCAGGATTATTACCAGAAGGCTGTGTACTAACCAATGCAACAGGCAGCTTCGGTTTGACCATCAGCGAGTATTTGATTTGTACGATTTTAATGCTGATGCGCAATATGAATTTATATGTTAGAAATCAAGAACAGGCAAAATGGCAGATAGAAGGACCCATTTATTCTATCTATGGATCAACATTCTTAATTGTGGGATTGGGCAATCTTGGAATAGAATTTGCGAAACGAATCAAAGCACTGGGTGGTTATACGATAGGAATCAAAAAACACATAGAACAATCTGTAGAATACATTGATCAATTATATACCATGGATCAAATCAAAGATGTATTACCAAAAGCTGATGTTGTCGTTATGGCATTACCTAGTACAGAAGAAACCAGAAAAAGCTTTCATGGAGAATATTTTGATTTAATGAAAGAAACAGCCATCTGGGCAAACGTTGGTCGAGGTGATGTTGTGGAAACAATGGATGTGGTAAATGCAGTAAAAGAAAAGAAAATTTTAGGTGCTGTGCTGGATGTATGTGATACAGAGCCAATTCCTGCAGATCATCCTATCTGGAAAGAGGAAAATATCATTATCACACCACATATTTCAGGAACATTCCAATTACCGAAAACCAAAGATATCTTTGTGGATA
Coding sequences:
- a CDS encoding D-2-hydroxyacid dehydrogenase, with translation MINMKTWVLTELTQAQKERLPKGYEYVFSKELNKEEIKDVEVIVGRPPFELLPYAKNLKWLQLDSAGSEHYCKAGLLPEGCVLTNATGSFGLTISEYLICTILMLMRNMNLYVRNQEQAKWQIEGPIYSIYGSTFLIVGLGNLGIEFAKRIKALGGYTIGIKKHIEQSVEYIDQLYTMDQIKDVLPKADVVVMALPSTEETRKSFHGEYFDLMKETAIWANVGRGDVVETMDVVNAVKEKKILGAVLDVCDTEPIPADHPIWKEENIIITPHISGTFQLPKTKDIFVDILCENLEAFKNEEPLRNIVDVKEGYRSYALKKS